The Candidatus Poribacteria bacterium genome includes the window TAGGAAAACAGCATGATTGAAAATCTCGAACACGCGCGACTCACAATTCATCACCCAACACGGAGAGACTATGGCAAAATCACCAAATATCCTTCTCATTCTCGCTGATGACCACGGCTACGGGGATATTTCAGCACACAACGGTCCATCAATTCAAACACCAAACATCGACCGGATCGCCGCAGGCGGCACACGGTTTACCAGATTTTATGCGAATTCTTCGGTCTGTTCTCCGAGCAGAGCCTCGCTCATGACCGGACGCTATCCTGACCGGGCTGGCGTTCCCGGCGTTATCCGCACCCATCCAGAGAACAGTTGGGGCTACTTTCGACAGGACGCAGCCACGCTTCCCTCAACCTTGAAACAGAAGGATTATCGCACCGCACTCATTGGCAAGTGGCATCTTGGACTTGAACCCGAGAATCATCCGTGTAAGCGAGGCTTTGACCATTTCCACGGCTTCCTCGGCGATATGATGGACGACTACTACATGCACCTCCGACACGACATCAACTACATGCGATACGGCTTTGAGACGATTGATCCAAGAGGGCACGCCACCGACCTCTTCACGGAATGGAGCGCAGAATTCATCCAATCGCAAGCACAATCCCCTGACCCCTTTTTCCTCTATCTCGCCTATAATGCACCACACACACCGATACAACCCCCAGATGATTGGGTAGAACGGGTTCGCGAACGTGAACCGGATATTTCGTCAGAACGCGCCAAATATGTTGCCCTCGTCGAACACATGGATGCCGGTATTGGACGCGTGCTTGATACACTCGCCGAGACAGATCAGCTGTCGAATACCCTTGTTATCTACTCCTCTGATAACGGCGGGGCAATGAACGTTGGGGCACACAACGGTCCATTGCGCGGACAGAAAGGCGATATGTATGAAGGCGGCATCCGAGTTCCAACGTGCGCGATGTGGCCCGGACACATTTTAGAAGGGCATGTCACCGATCAGGTCGCACTACTCATGGACATCTTCCCGACGGTATGTGAGGTGACAGGCGCACCGATTCCAGATGAGATTGAGGGACGTTCAATCTGGCAAACGCTTCAAGGGGAACAGCAAGACTTCTCTGAGCGTATCCTCTACTGGTTGCGAAGGGAAGGCGGTGGACAATTTTTCGGTCAATCCCAACACGCAGTCCGACGCGGCGACATCAAACTCCTCCACAACAGACCCTTTCAACCCTTAGAACTCTACGATTTATCAAGCGATCCGCTGGAAACGACAAACAACATAGAAACAGATACGGAACTCTTCAGAGAAATGAGTCAACTGTTTCAGGCAGAGACGCAGAAAGCGGGCAACGTATCGTGGCAGCCGTAGCAGGATCCGCCGAGCCTTCTATTCTCAAAAACATCCTTATTATCGCACCGCTCAGCCTCATTGGACGTGCCGGCACATTCCTCATCTACATTGTCCTTGCTAACTGGTTCGGCGATACAGCAGAGATGGACTTTATCTACTACTATTGGGGGATCGCTGTATTCCTGATTGAGTTGCTCAGTGCTGCTTCAGTCTATTCTGTCCTCGTTCCGTTGTTAGCCGAAGCCCGTGCAAAAAGCGAGACCGAAGCACAACGTTGTGTCCAATCTGTATTTTCTCTCTATATCACCATAATGCCGGTACTCTGCTGTCTTTTAGTCAGCATTTCTTATGCAGTCTCTCAACTCTTTTTTCCCAATGCAGGACTCGCACCTTCTACCACTATTAGTATCGTGTGCGGTTTTCTCATCTTTGCGATTGTTTCTGCGATCCGCTGGATGCTTAAGGCGATATTAGACACCTACCAAGCATTCCAGTTACCCGTCATTGTCCAAGGAATCCGTGCTGTTTTGATCATCGGTACTATCTACCTACTCAAGCCTTCTTTGGCTTGGTTTAGCATACCACTGTCCCTGATTCTTGGTGAACTCTTTCAAATCCTTATTCTATTTCCGAGATGCTGCGCCATGCTAAACTTACGCGTCCGGGACTTGGTAGTGTTTAAGATCGGCGGTTGGCAAGAAACACAATACACCAAATCGTTTTTACGGCAGTGTCTACTGATGATGGTTGCAGCGATCTCAGACGGATTAAATCCGGTTGTTGACAGGGGTATGGGAAGCACATTAGGCGCGAGTTCGGTGTCAAAACTCGATTACGCCCTCCGTTTGTGTGCAATTCCTGAAACGCTCACGGGTGTCACACTGCCCATTTTGCTATCACACTGGGCGAAGATTTCCGCATCTAAATCGAACTCGGAAAACACCCAGCACTTACAGCGAAGTGTTTGGCAAGGTGTTATCGCTTTGCTGGTGCTGATGGTACCATTTCTTGTCGTGTTCTATCTTTCCCGGTCAGGTATCGTCGCGATGTTGTATGGGCATGGGAAATTGTCGGAGGCAGGACAGGTTCATATCGCTTCACTGCTCGGTATCTATCTTTTGGGGATGCTTCCGCGTTTAATCAGTAGGTTGCTCATCCGTGCACATCTGGCACGTCAAGCACACCGGACTGTTCTCACGGCAACACTCATTAGGCTTATCCTCAACCCGTTTCTCAATTGGTTTTTCATGCAATATTGGGGATTAGAAGGGATTGCTTGGTCAACGGCTCTGTTATCTTATCCGATTCTTGGGTATATTGCGGTTGCATTCTGGCGACCAAAAGATAAATTCAAGGACGCAAACCGCAAACCGCAAACCGCAAACCGCGATGGACAAAGCTCTACACTTTAGCAAAACGCTCAGGGCAGTTCGAGGCGATGCCCTGTACGCCGAAAGCCTTCATTTCACACATACGCGCGATCTCATCAACAGTCCAACACCACAAGGCGAGCCCGCGGCGGCGGACTTCATAAGCAAACTCCGCTGTGATAAGTTGATGATTGACATTTAAGAGGCTGCTACCGAGTTCACCTAACTGTTGACACAACTGTTCAGGAGCCGCATGATCGTTATGGCTTCCGATAAGCCATCCCGTCGGAATGCGAGGCTCTAATGCGCGAACGGTTCGCAAAACGGAAATATGGAAGGAGATAATAACGGTTAGATTTAAGGATTGAGTCTCGCGAACCTTTGCCACGACCGCCTCGGCTATCAACGGGTCCTTGATTTCCAGAACCGCAATAGTCTCTTCCCCAACGCATTCCAATGCTTCCGAGAGGGTCGGCACCGGTTCACCGGTAAATTCAGGAGCAAACCACCCGCCCGCATCAGCCTGTTTGATTGTTTCCAAGGGGATTTGGTTAACGGGACCACTCTGGTCAGTCGTTCGATCCAAGGACGAGTCGTGTATCACCACGACCTCGCCATCGGCACTGCCGTGCAGATCAAGTTCAACAGCATCAACACCAATTTCGATCGCCTTTTTGAACGCAGCGAGCGTATTTTCTGGCGCACTGCCTGACGCCCCACGATGCGCAATCCGAATCCACGAACCCATGATACGTCCCTTCCAGAGCGAGCTGCTACTCGATATCGCCTTGCCGAATCTTCTTTAAAAGGGTCGTTCGACTCATGCCCAGCAAGTTGGCTGTCTTGCTGTGATTGCCCGAAAATTCATCTAACACCAGTTCAATCAATGCCTTATCCAATGTAGCGACAACTTCCTCATAAAGTCCAGATTTCTCATCAGCGATAGCCTCTTTTGTGACATCTTGTAAAATAGATTTGAAAGCGGTGAAGAGTTGCGGCGCGTCCGTTGAATCTGTAAGGTCCCCTGCCCGAATTTCTGTTGGTAGGTCGTCTGGTAAAATCACATCTGCCCGACAGAGTGCTGCCGCGCTTCTGAGACAATTCTCTAATTCCCGAACGTTGCCGGGCCATCCGTAATTTTGTAGGAGCTCCATACCATCTTCGGAAATACCACGGATCAGTTTACCGAGTTCTTCTTGAATCAGCTGCAAGAAATGCGTAACAAGCAACGGAATATCTTCTCGGCGTTCACGCAAAGGTGGGAGGTGGAGAGCGACGCGCTTGAAACGGTAATAGAGATCCTCACGAAATTGACCTCGCTTTACCATATTTTCAAGTTCTTGATTCGTTGCAGCGATGACACGCACATCTACTTTAAGGGTACGGGTACCTCCCAATCGCTCAATCTCTTGTGTCTGTAGTGCGCGGAGGAGCTTCACCTGTAAAGCC containing:
- a CDS encoding sulfatase-like hydrolase/transferase — translated: MAKSPNILLILADDHGYGDISAHNGPSIQTPNIDRIAAGGTRFTRFYANSSVCSPSRASLMTGRYPDRAGVPGVIRTHPENSWGYFRQDAATLPSTLKQKDYRTALIGKWHLGLEPENHPCKRGFDHFHGFLGDMMDDYYMHLRHDINYMRYGFETIDPRGHATDLFTEWSAEFIQSQAQSPDPFFLYLAYNAPHTPIQPPDDWVERVREREPDISSERAKYVALVEHMDAGIGRVLDTLAETDQLSNTLVIYSSDNGGAMNVGAHNGPLRGQKGDMYEGGIRVPTCAMWPGHILEGHVTDQVALLMDIFPTVCEVTGAPIPDEIEGRSIWQTLQGEQQDFSERILYWLRREGGGQFFGQSQHAVRRGDIKLLHNRPFQPLELYDLSSDPLETTNNIETDTELFREMSQLFQAETQKAGNVSWQP
- a CDS encoding glycerophosphodiester phosphodiesterase family protein, producing the protein MGSWIRIAHRGASGSAPENTLAAFKKAIEIGVDAVELDLHGSADGEVVVIHDSSLDRTTDQSGPVNQIPLETIKQADAGGWFAPEFTGEPVPTLSEALECVGEETIAVLEIKDPLIAEAVVAKVRETQSLNLTVIISFHISVLRTVRALEPRIPTGWLIGSHNDHAAPEQLCQQLGELGSSLLNVNHQLITAEFAYEVRRRGLALWCWTVDEIARMCEMKAFGVQGIASNCPERFAKV